In a single window of the Drosophila gunungcola strain Sukarami unplaced genomic scaffold, Dgunungcola_SK_2 000066F, whole genome shotgun sequence genome:
- the LOC128264318 gene encoding protein germ cell-less-like, whose translation MGQIVSSMQGKVAEMFGNRLKRQREDEELDTKDGQPRNKMKRLTTAQYVYQTLFLEQKGSDVAIMALERVWHLHKIYLSQSPYFKAMFNGPWVEAHQDLIKIGIPDERVTVECLDAVLGSLYCHEIEIVPDDVISYLATGTLLHLDDIIDKCAALMVENLSVTTVVEYYEAASQYGLMPVKMSTIQWLEINLLITYTVLTSSQAVSDFLKPIPIELMCELTASPDLYVIQAEFTLYRLLRDWMFLRLRPDDDADHQLPQAREGLHMASSAYFKGRDEECSFLATPMGQPYVGVFQKLRTQYLTNSYRNLMAIYDDNIIPREWVDRHISSHWHSLLRFDEGSSEDRAQHLDEEQFLDNCMRYGLILRELCGQRWRWVDFNYGMDLVMAIDSRVLKVRRQHWPDYKHMLNLRKTNQFMIRATVTSLNAQGKVVFTQSSQICSLSCDENAEVPLMELDPKLVYPLIISVNMLTAVPPDYSFKDVVPLNEEDETTSLYSRSPSIESKGGDNERPLTPSTCSAEESGVFVGDLEPDPSPPSYDRETDDNDA comes from the exons ATGGGTCAGATTGTGAGCTCTATGCAGGGCAAAGTGGCCGAGATGTTTGGCAACCGGCTGAAGCGGCAGCGCGAGGATGAGGAGCTGGACACCAAAGACGGTCAGCCCAGGAATAAGATGAAGCGCCTGACCACCGCACAGTACGTATACCAGACGCTGTTCCTGGAGCAGAAGGGCTCGGATGTGGCCATCATGGCCCTGGAGAGAGTGTGGCATTTGCACAAGATCTACCTCAGCCAGAGTCCCTACTTCAAGGCCATGTTCAATGGGCCGTGGGTGGAGGCGCATCAGGATCTCATCAAGATTGGGATACCCGACGAACGGGTCACTGTTGAATGCCTGGATGCCGTCCTCGGGTCCTTGTACTGCCACGAGATTGAGATTGTGCCGGATGATGTGATCTCATACCTGGCCACGGGCACGCTGCTCCACTTGGACGACATCATCGATAAGTGTGCCGCGCTGATGGTGGAAAATCTCAGTGTGACAACAGTTGTCGAGTACTACGAGGCCGCCTCGCAATACGGCCTGATGCCCGTCAAGATGTCCACCATCCAGTGGCTCGAGATCAATCTGCTGATCACCTACACTGTGCTGACCAGCAGTCAGGCTGTCTCGGACTTCCTAAAGCCCATCCCAATCGAGCTGATGTGTGAGCTGACCGCCAGTCCGGATTTGTACGTGATCCAGGCGGAGTTCACGCTGTACAGACTGCTGCGGGACTGGATGTTCCTTCGGCTGCGCCCCGACGACGATGCCGACCATCAACTGCCCCAGGCCAGGGAAGGTCTCCATATGGCGAGCTCAGCGTACTTCAAGGGCCGCGACGAGGAGTGCTCGTTTCTGGCCACGCCCATGGGGCAGCCGTATGTGGGGGTCTTCCAGAAGCTACGCACCCAGTACCTGACCAACAGCTATCGCAATCTGATGGCCATCTACGATGACAACATCATACCCAGGGAGTGGGTCGATCGCCACATCAGTAGCCACTGGCATTCCCTGCTGCGGTTCGATGAAGGGTCAAGCGAAGA CCGTGCCCAGCACCTGGACGAAGAACAGTTCCTTGACAACTGTATGCGCTACGGGCTCATTTTGCGCGAGCTTTGCGGCCAAAGATGGCGATGGGTGGACTTTAACTACGGCATGGATCTGGTCATGGCCATAGACTCAAGGGTACTGAAGGTTCGTCGCCAACATTGGCCCGATTACAAGCATATGCTCAACCTTCGCAAGACGAACCAGTTCATGATCCGCGCCACGGTGACCTCACTGAACGCCCAGGGCAAAGTAGTGTTCACCCAGTCGTCCCAAATCTGTTCGCTCAGCTGCGACGAAAACGCGGAGGTGCCGCTGATGGAGCTCGATCCAAAGCTGGTTTATCCACTGATCATCTCCGTCAACATGCTGACGGCGGTGCCGCCTGATTATAGCTTCAAGGACGTTGTGCCGCTCAATGAAGAAGATGAGACGACGTCGCTGTACAGCCGCAG TCCATCCATTGAGAGCAAGGGAGGGGACAACGAACGACCTCTGACTCCATCGACCTGCAGTGCCGAAGAATCGGGCGTCTTTGTTGGCGACTTGGAGCCCGATCCCTCGCCGCCATCCTATGACAGAGAAACGGACGACAACGACGCCTAA
- the LOC128264320 gene encoding uncharacterized protein LOC128264320, translating to MMEGRRLEQQRRLLAMRAAESSLPSSQEDDFNLRLVNLYKEQPCLWNTSLPEHLDAELKGSAWEKIAAQMGSHLTPEFVRCRVRNMRYHLNVYKLQKIEYDMAPGVGKEPKKPFYVDLFTFLDSNNNNGNAGEEKPKANQKTEAETDKYTKLWSGSKLTSMAKRESGAGNPEERRPGPSIFGMVKKRLEEQMKPLEFSMPRLAIPKRQRGMVRDRVLDQSTSASSLGFLSEAPPALQARPGDSVSKTKLAQKKPPGERESERPTTSKMAQVTHDDDNQSEDEELYRMHWSVRKEQRSRRPGQDQRQKLPLSLRSFSSNEPTPHIF from the coding sequence ATGATGGAGGGACGACGTCTTGAACAGCAGCGCCGCTTATTGGCCATGCGCGCAGCCGAATCCTCACTGCCCTCCAGCCAGGAGGATGACTTCAATCTGCGCCTGGTGAACCTGTACAAGGAGCAGCCCTGCCTGTGGAACACCTCGTTGCCGGAGCACTTGGATGCGGAGCTGAAGGGCAGTGCCTGGGAGAAGATCGCCGCTCAGATGGGCAGCCACCTGACTCCCGAGTTCGTCCGCTGCCGAGTGCGCAATATGCGCTACCATCTCAATGTCTACAAGCTGCAGAAGATCGAGTACGACATGGCCCCCGGAGTGGGAAAGGAACCGAAGAAGCCCTTCTACGTTGACCTCTTTACCTTCTTGGACTccaacaataacaatggcAATGCAGGGGAAGAGAAACCGAAAGCTAATCAAAAGACCGAAGCAGAAACTGATAAGTATACCAAGCTCTGGTCGGGATCGAAGCTGACATCCATGGCCAAGAGGGAGTCGGGCGCTGGGAATCCAGAGGAACGTCGCCCGGGACCGAGCATCTTTGGAATGGTGAAGAAGCGTTTGGAGGAGCAGATGAAGCCACTCGAGTTCAGCATGCCGCGTCTGGCCATTCCGAAAAGGCAGAGGGGCATGGTTAGAGATCGGGTGCTGGACCAGAGCACTTCGGCCAGTTCTCTGGGGTTTCTTTCCGAGGCACCGCCAGCATTGCAGGCTCGTCCGGGTGACTCCGTGTCCAAGACAAAGTTGGCTCAGAAGAAGCCACCTGGGGAGCGGGAAAGCGAGAGGCCCACAACCTCGAAGATGGCTCAGGTTACCCACGATGATGATAACCAGTCGGAGGATGAGGAGCTGTACAGAATGCACTGGAGTGTTCGCAAGGAGCAGCGTTCGCGTCGTCCTGGACAGGATCAGCGCCAGAAGTTGCCCTTGAGCCTGCGCTCCTTCAGCTCCAACGAACCCACTCCACATATTTTTTAG
- the LOC128264369 gene encoding mitochondrial import inner membrane translocase subunit Tim13, whose translation MAPNQKHHNLERIRQQIVLANIQELIRKMTRRCFNTCIPRPGLELRSEERDCVDNCMDRFLDSVQMVSRQYFRRRSRKATLSSPSATKSASSPTGPKDKENPAHPSSPQPTWELDKVTYLMAAFQPFAPRK comes from the exons ATGGCGCCCAACCAAAAACACCATAACCTCGAGCGTATCCGCCAGCAGATCGTGCTGGCCAACATCCAGGAGCTGATCCGGAAGATGACGCGTCGCTGCTTCAACACCTGCATTCCGCGGCCGGGACTGGAGTTGCGGTCCGAGGAGCGCGACTGCGTGGACAACTGCATGGATCGGTTCTTGGACTCAGTGCAGATGGTGTCGCGCCAGTACTTCCGGCGCCGGAGCCGAAAGGCTACCCTCTCCTCACCATCCGCCACCAAATCCGCATCTAGTCCAACTGGGCCAAAGGACAAGGAAAA TCCTGCCCATCCTTCAAGTCCACAGCCCACCTGGGAACTGGATAAGGTCACTTATCTTATGGCAGCATTTCAGCCCTTTGCCCCTCGGAAATGA